A stretch of DNA from Cannabis sativa cultivar Pink pepper isolate KNU-18-1 chromosome X, ASM2916894v1, whole genome shotgun sequence:
cggtataaatatctaaatttaactcAGGTTGTAGATAaatatttagtttaattttttacggtaataatatttaagttgtatttttgaaacttttataggtatccgATCATTAAGTGTCAAGTTAATGGCACATGattgttctatataattaagtttttatttttatttaaataatttaaatatgccaataaaaaataacacgtgAATGATGACTTGACACTTAACGGCTAAGTACTTATAGAAGTttcagaaatataacttaaatatttatctacaactaaaaattaaacataaatatatacaccACACAATACTCTTTATTTATCAATTGCTTTAGAAATATTTACAGCATAATTACATaatattttaagtttgtaattgGTAAGAACTTAAtggttatttattttatttttaaaataatttagtttaaaatTAGAGTTTTTCGTTTTTAAATCTATAGCTATCAGAGGTTTTTTTTTCCCTGACCATGCTTGTCGACCTTTGTTGGGCTAATTTACGGCTTGGTCGGAATTGTATTTTACTACTGCAATGTGATTTTCGCTACTGTGATTAGTCTTATCACTGTGATATAATTTTGGGTATTTTAGTCTTGTTTCTATGTCATATTTTGAGTGTTTTAGTCTTATTTGTATGACgtgattttgttttgttttatttcgTTGTTGGTTCTTCTTTGTTTTTTGATGGCTCGCTATCAAATCATTATTAGTGATTAGGAATAACAAGTTCTCTACAACTGAAGGGATTGTTAGTAATGCAGTTACGCACATtacacaatagttgagtgctcAAGTTACGAGGTTGAATGAACCTGCTGCAATAATTTCTAATGTTATGTCTTCTGTGCTGTGGATGaaatcaaatataaatattcttAAGGTTAATTGTAATATTGCAATCTttctcatctaattttattttaattttttgctaAATAATTTGGGAATTAAACGGTTAATTATTTTGctcgtttttttaattttaatcctAATCGTAATATCCTAATTAAATTgtaagatattattttaattgattaccATTAATAAAAttccaatttaaaaaaaaatctaaataatttTGCTAAACAAAGTTATGGTTGAAGAATGAGTTTTCATGTATTATCTAATTCAATTAGTAAGGCAAAGGACTTAATTgtcaagaaaagaaaagttgaggGCTTTAATTGATAAAAAAGACTATAAggactaaaatataatatcaaGATTTTATCTTAACTGTAATAATCTCTTTAACTAATTTGGGAAATAGAGAAAAAGGAGCTTCGTTTCAGTGTGATAATGGCGATGGCGCGCGTAGCCACCACTCTCTTTCCTTCCACAGCTTTCCCCATAAAACAACCTAACCGGAACCGGAGTAATCCGCCGCCGGTAAGATGCTCGTCGATCGCGCCACCTCTGAGTAGAAGATCGGTCTCCATCTCCATACTTCTCTCTCACTTGCTTCTTATCCCTAATCGTACGCTTCTCTCACTCTTTCTCTTCATTTTGTTTGGTTAGCGAGAAAATTTTACTTTACTAAGGATAATGACAGGGAAACTGAAATAGcttattgaaattttttaacGAGGGAGTTCACTAAACTCGATTacgatttatgtatgagtaatTTCGATATAATCAGATTGAATTTTATAGTTTATGTAAATTAAATtaagataaataaaaaataaaagtttaataATTCTTTTCTAAAATCcgtaataaaaaatatgataaattaatttaatcaaaaattaatgtatttaattTGCTGGTCTtagattattaatttattttttatttaaaaattaatttaaatactaataagaaaatgatGTAGACTTCACACTTAACAATCAGTAATAtaatttatgtattaaatattaaattagtatttatGCTATAAATTACTTTAtttataaatgtaatttatggtgtttgataaaatttaatatgaGCTTATGAAGAAGAATTAAAGCAATTTAATATATTTGGTATGGTCTGTTTGGTTAGTCTTAAATTGTCTCATCTTAAGGGTATGTTTGGAGAGTTAGAAATTAGTAAGTTTGGTGTATTTATTTAATCATGTAATTAGAGATAATTGGGGGTTTCAATTATAATATCTAATTCTCATGAATCATTACGAGAGTTGGATGTAATTACGAAATGTATTATGATATTTTGCCATGtgattaaaataatattgtacattaaaataatgtaattaCCATGttgtgtaattagtatttattaGACTGCCTATCTATTAATTAAGCAAGTAAAGTAAAGAATAATTGTTTTATGAGTTTTGTGTTGTGTTCATATTTGTTACAGATGCCATTGCAGCTAACTTCATGGATAAATATGTGAAAAGGTAAAGGACTGAAattgaatgattttttttttagtattttctgtttttaaagcATTCATATTTGtgacaaattttatattataaatcagGAAAAAGCTTGATCCTTTGGAGGCTTATGTACCAGCTGTTATATTGAGCCAGTTTCAAATCAAGGACTTGGGTAATTAACTAATTTAAGTTTTTGATTTTCCAATTTTCCCATGAAAAGAAAACTAATATGTTTGCTTAGTTATAATCATTTGCTCTTAACAAAACATACATCATTGTTCTTAAAATCTAACATAAAACAACGAAAAACTGCAGAAAAGACATTGGAAGCTAATGAACCTCAGTATGATTCTTGTCGATCTCTTCTTCGTTCTGGCCCTGCTGCATCTCTTCGCATAAATATTCGTGCGGTAAC
This window harbors:
- the LOC115706228 gene encoding uncharacterized protein LOC115706228, with the protein product MAMARVATTLFPSTAFPIKQPNRNRSNPPPVRCSSIAPPLSRRSVSISILLSHLLLIPNHAIAANFMDKYVKRKKLDPLEAYVPAVILSQFQIKDLEKTLEANEPQYDSCRSLLRSGPAASLRINIRAVAQYASENGNGKSASDDVDQCLRALEELDSLLLHASRKDPGASVKSMKAQIVVALDSLEGLLKTVPPDVLDKGKAIADSYRNTEEEEEEAGSQVLDPQLKQLQSIL